A genome region from Geminicoccus roseus DSM 18922 includes the following:
- a CDS encoding ABC transporter permease, which translates to MRKLFQRLGVFPATIACVLAAFWVLGLIVLPQATMIERSLWWEERPADAQQAAQALDQAWMEQARLSLDDPSPERDARLAEVEAEIARLEQVETKPVRAWGLSNYLRMSGLHLRIFLWTLGASLAVTLIAFVVCYPIAWAVATAGPGLRGPLLLTGLIIPYAVNELLRIFAWLILLDREGLVNTLLQGLGLPPVPFVETGSGVFITMVYTYVLFMVFPMLNSMETLDRAQVEAARDLGASIPQIHRRVIIPHSRPGIAIGCIMTFMLAAGSYAVPWIMSRGVGGDWFTQLVYRQFYEANQWNVGAAYAVTLLIACLAFVLVVMKVMRVSLREIAR; encoded by the coding sequence ATGCGCAAGCTCTTCCAGCGGCTGGGCGTGTTCCCGGCCACGATCGCCTGTGTGCTCGCCGCCTTCTGGGTGCTGGGCCTGATCGTCCTGCCGCAGGCCACCATGATCGAGCGCTCGCTCTGGTGGGAGGAACGGCCGGCCGACGCCCAGCAGGCTGCGCAGGCGCTCGACCAGGCCTGGATGGAGCAGGCGCGCCTGTCGCTGGACGACCCGTCGCCGGAGCGCGATGCCAGGCTCGCCGAGGTGGAGGCCGAGATCGCCCGGCTGGAGCAGGTCGAGACCAAGCCGGTGCGGGCCTGGGGCCTGTCCAACTACCTGCGCATGAGCGGGCTGCACCTGCGCATCTTCCTCTGGACGCTCGGCGCCTCGCTGGCCGTCACGCTGATCGCCTTCGTGGTCTGCTACCCGATCGCCTGGGCGGTCGCGACCGCCGGTCCCGGCCTGCGCGGGCCGCTCCTCCTGACCGGGCTGATCATTCCCTATGCCGTCAACGAGCTCCTGCGGATCTTCGCCTGGCTGATCCTGCTCGACCGCGAGGGCTTGGTGAACACGCTCCTGCAGGGCCTGGGCCTGCCCCCCGTCCCGTTCGTCGAGACCGGCTCCGGCGTGTTCATCACCATGGTCTACACCTACGTGCTGTTCATGGTCTTCCCGATGCTTAACTCCATGGAGACCTTGGACCGCGCCCAGGTCGAGGCCGCCCGCGACCTCGGCGCCTCGATCCCGCAGATCCACCGCCGGGTGATCATCCCGCACAGCCGCCCGGGCATCGCGATCGGCTGCATCATGACCTTCATGCTGGCCGCCGGCTCCTACGCGGTGCCGTGGATCATGAGCCGCGGCGTGGGCGGCGACTGGTTCACCCAGCTGGTCTACCGGCAGTTCTACGAGGCCAACCAGTGGAACGTCGGCGCCGCCTACGCCGTCACCCTGCTGATCGCCTGCCTGGCCTTCGTGCTGGTGGTCATGAAGGTGATGCGGGTGTCGTTGCGGGAGATCGCCCGATGA
- a CDS encoding recombinase family protein has protein sequence MRIGYARAFDDRQQLALQVEALTAAGCDTVQADLEADYLGNLPGGHPDRLHLVPSDRLTVALLAIGEGDVLVVCRLDRLGRSLAFLVELITWLEDHGAGLQSLDGSIDTTSTEGKAVIPLMRTLADADHILQLERTAEEAQGGGPARRLARPTLGQLAFAKRGIQTRENTLTQLASILGVDRSSLDRSARGYVPPEDED, from the coding sequence ATGCGGATAGGCTATGCGCGCGCCTTCGACGACCGGCAGCAGCTGGCCCTCCAGGTGGAGGCCCTGACCGCGGCCGGCTGCGACACCGTCCAGGCCGATCTGGAGGCTGACTATCTGGGCAACCTGCCGGGCGGCCATCCGGACCGGCTCCACCTGGTGCCGAGCGACCGGCTGACCGTGGCGCTGCTCGCCATCGGCGAGGGCGACGTGCTGGTGGTGTGCCGCCTGGACCGGCTCGGGCGCTCGCTGGCCTTCCTGGTCGAGCTGATCACCTGGCTGGAAGACCATGGCGCCGGCCTGCAGTCGCTGGACGGCTCGATCGACACGACCTCGACCGAGGGCAAGGCGGTGATCCCGCTGATGCGCACCCTGGCCGACGCGGACCATATCCTGCAGCTCGAGCGGACGGCCGAGGAGGCGCAGGGCGGCGGGCCCGCGCGCCGCCTGGCCCGGCCGACCCTGGGCCAGCTGGCCTTCGCCAAGCGGGGCATCCAAACGCGGGAGAACACGCTGACCCAGCTGGCCTCCATCCTGGGGGTGGACCGCTCCTCCCTGGACCGCTCCGCGCGCGGCTATGTCCCGCCCGAGGACGAAGACTGA
- a CDS encoding ABC transporter permease: MTASRWTPYWQAAPMALAFLLFFILPLLVTLVVSFWNYTEYSIEPAFVTENYVTAFEGCLAELPGLCTTLKTYLSTVKFSLLVWLITLVIGFAVSYYIVFEIRSSTVRLVLALLCTIPFWTSNVIRMISWIPLLGRNGVVNQMLMGMGVVSEPQDWLLYSDFSVILAFVHLNTVFMIVPIANSMSRIDRSLIEAARDNGASGWQIVWHVIVPLTKTGIMIGSIFVVTVVMGDFITIGLMGGQQIASVGKIINVQISYLQFPIAAANAIILLAMVLMIVWAMVRFVDIRKEL, encoded by the coding sequence ATGACGGCCTCGCGCTGGACACCCTACTGGCAGGCCGCGCCCATGGCCCTGGCGTTCCTGCTCTTCTTCATCCTGCCGCTGCTCGTCACGCTGGTCGTGAGTTTTTGGAACTACACCGAGTATTCGATCGAGCCGGCCTTCGTCACCGAGAACTACGTCACCGCGTTCGAGGGCTGCCTGGCCGAACTGCCCGGCCTGTGCACCACCCTCAAGACCTATCTCTCCACCGTGAAGTTCAGCCTGCTGGTCTGGCTGATCACCCTGGTGATCGGCTTTGCCGTCTCCTACTACATCGTGTTCGAGATCCGCTCCAGTACGGTGCGCCTGGTGCTGGCCCTGCTCTGCACCATCCCGTTCTGGACCTCCAACGTGATCCGGATGATCTCCTGGATCCCGCTGCTCGGCCGCAACGGCGTGGTCAACCAGATGCTGATGGGCATGGGCGTCGTCTCGGAGCCGCAGGACTGGCTGCTCTACTCCGACTTCTCGGTGATCCTGGCCTTCGTCCACCTCAACACCGTGTTCATGATCGTGCCGATCGCCAACTCGATGTCGCGGATCGACCGCTCCCTGATCGAGGCAGCCCGCGACAACGGCGCCAGCGGCTGGCAGATCGTCTGGCACGTCATCGTCCCGCTGACCAAGACCGGGATCATGATCGGCTCGATCTTCGTGGTGACGGTGGTGATGGGCGACTTCATCACGATCGGCCTGATGGGCGGCCAGCAGATCGCCTCGGTGGGCAAGATCATCAACGTCCAGATCAGCTATCTGCAATTCCCGATCGCCGCGGCCAACGCGATCATCCTGCTGGCGATGGTCCTGATGATCGTCTGGGCGATGGTCCGCTTCGTCGACATCCGCAAGGAGCTGTGA
- a CDS encoding ABC transporter ATP-binding protein translates to MPAAAAETGEARGRIEFAGVSKAYGTARAVDSISLDIPAATYCCLLGPSGCGKTTSLRMLAGHEIATAGDILLDGLDVTRLPPARRGTAMMFQNYALFPHLSVQENVAFSLRMRGEPRMTRLAQARAMLRVVEMERFAERLPAQLSGGQQQRVALARALITRPAALLLDEPLSALDPFLRLRVRTELKKLQKSLGISFVHVTHSQDEALALADKVVLMNVGRIEQQGTAEEVFTRPRTPFVARFIGGHNVIDLGDRMVAVRTDRVALQRGEATGPTSRAATVKAAEYAGNGFSVQLVDDRDGELIALVPEEEFRARPFGEGERVTVSWAPDQMHVLEQGSA, encoded by the coding sequence ATGCCAGCAGCCGCTGCCGAAACGGGCGAGGCCCGGGGCCGGATCGAGTTCGCGGGCGTGTCGAAGGCCTATGGCACCGCCCGGGCCGTCGATTCCATCAGCCTGGACATTCCAGCGGCCACCTATTGCTGCCTGCTCGGCCCCTCGGGCTGCGGCAAGACCACCTCCCTGCGCATGCTGGCCGGCCACGAGATCGCCACCGCCGGCGACATCCTGCTCGACGGGCTGGACGTCACCCGCCTGCCGCCGGCCAGGCGCGGCACCGCGATGATGTTCCAGAACTACGCCCTGTTCCCGCATCTGAGCGTGCAGGAGAACGTCGCCTTCTCGCTGCGGATGCGCGGCGAGCCCCGGATGACGCGGCTGGCGCAGGCGCGGGCGATGCTGCGGGTGGTGGAGATGGAGCGCTTCGCCGAGCGCCTGCCGGCGCAGCTCTCGGGCGGCCAGCAGCAGCGCGTTGCGCTGGCCCGCGCCCTGATCACCCGGCCGGCCGCCCTCCTGCTCGACGAGCCGTTGTCGGCGCTCGACCCGTTCCTGCGCCTGCGGGTGCGCACCGAGCTGAAGAAGCTGCAGAAGAGCCTCGGCATTTCGTTCGTCCACGTCACCCATTCCCAGGACGAGGCCTTGGCGCTGGCCGACAAGGTGGTGCTGATGAATGTCGGCCGGATCGAGCAGCAGGGTACTGCCGAGGAAGTCTTCACCCGGCCGCGCACGCCGTTCGTCGCCCGCTTCATCGGCGGCCACAACGTCATCGATCTGGGCGACCGGATGGTCGCGGTGCGCACCGACCGGGTCGCCCTGCAGCGCGGCGAGGCAACTGGCCCGACCAGCCGCGCCGCCACCGTGAAGGCCGCCGAATATGCCGGCAACGGCTTCTCGGTGCAGCTCGTCGACGATCGCGACGGCGAGCTGATCGCGCTGGTCCCGGAAGAGGAGTTCCGCGCCCGGCCGTTCGGGGAGGGGGAGCGGGTCACCGTCTCCTGGGCGCCGGACCAGATGCACGTGCTCGAGCAGGGCAGCGCCTGA
- a CDS encoding ATP-dependent helicase, with the protein MSAAAAYLANLNPEQRQAVEHGIGRSGPPQPLLVIAGAGSGKTSTLAHRVAHLIAHGADPRRILLLTFSRRAAAEMARRVERIAGEVLGPSAAILTEALTWAGTFHGIGARLLREHAEQIGLDPSFTILDRADSADLINLVRHELGLSATQSRFPAKATCLAIYSRCVNAEMALEDVLQATFPWCSGWAAELRRLFAGYVLAKQRQNLLDYDDLLLYWAQMAAEPLLAQEIGGRFDHVLVDEYQDTNRLQASILLGLKPAGHGLTVVGDDAQSIYAFRAATVRNILDFPGQFTPPASIVTLDRNYRSTQPVLAAANGVIALSAERFTKNLWSERKAEGRPWLVALRDEADQARYVVERVLENREAGIALKQQAILFRTSHHAGPLEVELTRRNIPFVKFGGLKFLDSAHVKDVLALLRFVQNPKDRVAGFRLMQLIPGVGASSAKRALDRMAEAADPVAALMTVTAPSRAGDGWREFVQLVERLRGVGWPAELDLARAWYEPHLERIHEDAATRRADLVQLAQIAAGYPSRERFLTELTLDPPDATSDQAGVPLRDEDYLILSTIHSAKGQEWKSVFVLNVVDGCIPSDLGTGSTDEIEEERRLLYVAMTRARDDLHLLVPQRFFTHGQHARGDRHVYAARTRFVPDQLLSLFEQTTWPVAAPGATAPGGAARSVRIDVGARMRGMWAAG; encoded by the coding sequence GTGAGTGCGGCGGCCGCCTATCTGGCGAACCTCAATCCGGAACAGCGGCAGGCGGTGGAGCACGGGATCGGCCGGTCCGGCCCGCCGCAGCCGCTCCTGGTGATCGCCGGGGCCGGGTCCGGCAAGACCAGCACGCTGGCGCACCGGGTGGCGCATCTGATCGCCCATGGCGCCGATCCGCGCCGCATCCTGCTGCTGACCTTCTCCCGGCGGGCGGCCGCGGAGATGGCGAGGCGGGTCGAGCGGATCGCGGGCGAGGTGCTGGGCCCGTCCGCCGCCATCCTGACCGAGGCCCTCACCTGGGCCGGCACGTTCCACGGCATCGGCGCGCGGCTCCTGCGCGAGCATGCCGAGCAGATCGGGCTGGATCCGTCCTTCACGATCCTGGACCGCGCCGATTCCGCCGACCTGATCAACCTTGTCCGCCACGAGCTGGGCTTGTCGGCGACCCAGAGCCGCTTTCCGGCCAAGGCCACCTGCCTTGCGATCTACTCGCGCTGCGTCAACGCCGAGATGGCGCTGGAGGACGTCCTCCAGGCGACCTTTCCCTGGTGCTCGGGCTGGGCGGCGGAGCTGCGCCGGCTGTTCGCCGGCTATGTCCTGGCCAAGCAGCGCCAGAACCTGCTCGATTACGACGACCTGCTGCTCTACTGGGCGCAGATGGCCGCCGAGCCGCTGCTCGCCCAGGAGATCGGCGGCCGGTTCGACCATGTGCTGGTCGACGAGTACCAGGACACCAACCGCCTGCAGGCCTCGATCCTCTTGGGCCTGAAGCCGGCCGGCCACGGCCTGACCGTGGTCGGCGACGACGCCCAGTCGATCTATGCGTTCCGCGCTGCCACCGTGCGCAACATCCTGGACTTCCCGGGCCAATTCACCCCGCCCGCCAGCATCGTTACCCTGGACCGCAACTACCGCTCCACCCAGCCGGTCCTGGCGGCGGCCAACGGCGTGATCGCGCTCTCGGCCGAGCGGTTCACCAAGAACCTGTGGAGCGAGCGAAAGGCGGAGGGGCGGCCCTGGCTGGTGGCCCTGCGCGACGAGGCCGACCAGGCCCGCTACGTGGTGGAGCGGGTCCTGGAGAACCGCGAGGCCGGAATCGCGCTCAAGCAGCAGGCGATCCTGTTCCGCACCTCGCACCATGCCGGACCGCTGGAGGTGGAGCTGACCCGCAGGAACATTCCGTTCGTGAAATTCGGCGGGCTGAAGTTCCTGGATTCCGCGCACGTCAAGGACGTGCTGGCGCTCCTGCGCTTTGTCCAGAACCCGAAGGACCGGGTAGCCGGGTTCCGGCTGATGCAGCTGATCCCCGGGGTGGGCGCGAGTTCCGCCAAACGGGCGCTCGACCGGATGGCGGAGGCGGCCGACCCGGTGGCGGCGCTCATGACCGTGACGGCACCCTCCCGGGCGGGCGACGGCTGGCGGGAGTTCGTCCAGCTGGTCGAGCGGCTGCGCGGCGTTGGCTGGCCGGCCGAGCTGGACCTGGCGCGGGCCTGGTACGAGCCGCATCTGGAGCGGATCCACGAGGACGCCGCCACCCGCCGGGCCGACCTCGTCCAGCTCGCCCAGATCGCGGCGGGCTATCCGTCGCGCGAGCGCTTTTTGACCGAGCTGACCCTGGACCCGCCGGACGCCACCAGCGACCAGGCCGGGGTGCCCCTGCGCGACGAGGACTACCTGATCCTTTCCACGATCCACTCGGCCAAGGGCCAGGAATGGAAGTCGGTGTTCGTGCTGAACGTGGTGGACGGCTGCATCCCCTCCGACCTCGGCACCGGCAGCACCGACGAGATCGAGGAGGAGCGGCGGCTGCTCTATGTCGCGATGACCAGGGCCAGGGACGACCTGCACCTGCTGGTCCCGCAGCGGTTCTTCACTCATGGCCAGCATGCCAGGGGCGACCGGCACGTCTATGCGGCGCGCACCCGCTTCGTCCCGGACCAGTTGCTGTCCCTGTTCGAGCAGACGACCTGGCCGGTGGCGGCGCCGGGCGCCACGGCTCCGGGGGGAGCCGCCCGGAGCGTGCGGATCGATGTCGGCGCCCGGATGCGCGGGATGTGGGCGGCGGGCTGA
- a CDS encoding GntR family transcriptional regulator — MPAGLQLEREIFEHILDAIVEGRLPPRTKLAEESLAEIFDVTRARVRKVLLLLAQRGVVRLEPNRGAFVAEPSPAEAAALFEARRIIESQTIVKVAGLDARARALAVARLDAHLDDEAAARAAGEQGRIIRLAGEFHRLVAELAGNQVLAGIIDDLVWRTAVALAAHAQRHDENCPPGEHDAIVQAIRTGDPLTAARRMVEHLHHVAGTRRGS, encoded by the coding sequence GTGCCCGCCGGGCTCCAGCTCGAGCGCGAGATCTTCGAGCACATCCTCGACGCTATCGTGGAGGGCCGCCTGCCGCCGCGCACCAAGCTCGCCGAGGAGAGCCTGGCGGAGATCTTTGACGTGACGCGGGCCCGGGTGCGCAAGGTGCTGCTGCTGCTCGCGCAGCGTGGCGTGGTCCGGCTGGAGCCGAACCGGGGCGCCTTCGTCGCCGAGCCGTCGCCGGCGGAGGCCGCCGCCCTGTTCGAGGCGCGGCGGATCATCGAGAGCCAGACCATCGTCAAGGTCGCCGGGCTGGATGCCCGGGCGCGCGCCCTGGCGGTGGCGCGGCTCGACGCGCATCTGGACGACGAGGCGGCGGCCCGCGCGGCCGGGGAGCAGGGCCGGATCATCCGGCTGGCCGGCGAGTTCCACCGGCTGGTGGCCGAACTGGCCGGCAACCAGGTGCTGGCGGGGATCATCGACGACCTGGTCTGGCGCACCGCCGTGGCGCTGGCGGCCCATGCCCAGCGCCATGACGAGAACTGCCCGCCCGGCGAGCACGACGCCATCGTCCAGGCGATCCGGACCGGCGATCCCCTGACGGCCGCGCGCCGGATGGTCGAGCACCTGCACCATGTCGCCGGGACGCGGCGGGGCTCCTAG
- a CDS encoding ABC transporter permease: protein MNAGRASRLVLDAYLVLFFFYLAAPLVVMMAAAFNAYPQPSVTHWEGFTLRWFTELFTDARLGTGVLHSFMVALGVIVIAIPAGLAGAMILARMESRATTFLYALMVSPILTPGIILGLSTLIFWSPIGIGAGLTLATLAQASFITSYCMLMFLARLARYDQTLDEAALDLGAGPAFVFRRITLPFLWPTVLTAAGIAFLQSFENYNTTVFAIGGDFTLPTEIGSRMRFGLSPAIAALGVIFVVATVAGAIAWVVLRRRERARAA, encoded by the coding sequence ATGAATGCCGGCCGCGCCAGCCGCCTGGTGCTCGACGCCTATCTGGTGCTGTTCTTCTTCTACCTGGCCGCCCCGCTGGTGGTGATGATGGCGGCCGCCTTCAACGCCTACCCGCAGCCCTCGGTGACCCACTGGGAAGGCTTCACCCTGCGCTGGTTCACCGAGCTGTTCACCGATGCGCGGCTGGGCACCGGCGTGCTCCACTCCTTCATGGTGGCGCTGGGCGTGATCGTGATCGCCATCCCGGCGGGCCTCGCCGGCGCCATGATCCTGGCGCGGATGGAAAGCCGGGCCACCACCTTCCTCTATGCCCTGATGGTCAGCCCGATCCTCACGCCCGGCATCATCCTGGGCCTGTCGACCCTGATCTTCTGGAGCCCGATCGGCATCGGTGCCGGCCTGACCCTGGCGACGCTCGCCCAGGCCAGCTTCATCACCTCCTATTGCATGCTGATGTTCCTGGCCCGGCTCGCCCGCTACGACCAGACCCTGGACGAGGCCGCCCTCGACCTTGGCGCCGGCCCGGCCTTCGTGTTCCGGCGGATCACCCTGCCGTTCCTGTGGCCGACCGTGCTGACCGCCGCCGGCATCGCCTTCCTGCAGTCGTTCGAGAACTACAACACCACCGTGTTCGCGATCGGCGGCGACTTCACCCTGCCCACCGAGATCGGCTCGCGGATGCGCTTCGGCCTCTCCCCCGCCATCGCGGCGCTGGGCGTGATCTTCGTGGTGGCGACCGTGGCCGGGGCGATCGCCTGGGTGGTCCTGCGCCGGCGGGAGCGCGCCCGCGCCGCCTGA
- a CDS encoding ABC transporter substrate-binding protein, with translation MIKKMQPTASRRDVLKGGAALAGIAATGAICAPAVHSAEPVTLRYLSTAVNQAPAIAEQAFRDTGVKIEYVSVTTDEVTKRIITQPNSFDLVDTEYFALKKLVPAGNLMGMDAKRIKLVDKLAPAITKAEIDGKKIGDQGTAPKKVFYLDGQYSKQFSDTPTEWITLIPTTYNADTLGIRPDLVGRPIESWAELLNPEFKGKASILNIPSIGIMDAAMVVEATGEHKYADKGNMTKEEIDLTIARLIEAKQAGQFRAFWSDFNESVNLMASGETVIQSMWSPAVTAVRLKGIECKFQPLKEGYRAWASGFGLPKTLKGRELDAAYEFVNWFLSGWAGAYLNRQGYYSAVLDTAKEHMEPYEWAYWMEGKPAEKDIVGPDGSLLEKAGTVRDGGSYNERMGAVACWNAVMDENEYMVRKWNSFIAA, from the coding sequence ATGATCAAGAAGATGCAGCCGACGGCCTCCCGCCGCGACGTCCTCAAGGGCGGCGCCGCCCTGGCCGGCATCGCCGCAACCGGGGCGATCTGCGCGCCGGCGGTGCATTCCGCCGAGCCGGTCACCCTGCGCTATCTGTCCACCGCCGTGAACCAGGCCCCCGCGATCGCCGAGCAGGCGTTCCGCGATACCGGCGTGAAGATCGAGTATGTCTCGGTCACCACCGACGAGGTGACCAAGCGCATCATCACCCAGCCCAACTCGTTCGACCTGGTCGACACCGAGTATTTCGCGCTGAAGAAGCTGGTCCCGGCCGGCAACCTGATGGGCATGGACGCCAAGCGGATCAAGCTGGTCGACAAGCTGGCGCCGGCCATCACCAAGGCCGAGATCGACGGCAAGAAGATCGGCGACCAGGGCACCGCGCCCAAGAAGGTGTTCTACCTGGACGGCCAGTACTCCAAGCAGTTCTCCGACACGCCGACCGAGTGGATCACCCTGATCCCCACCACCTACAACGCCGACACGCTGGGCATCCGCCCGGACCTGGTCGGCCGACCGATCGAGAGCTGGGCGGAACTCCTGAACCCCGAGTTCAAGGGCAAGGCCTCGATCCTCAACATCCCCTCGATCGGCATCATGGATGCCGCGATGGTCGTGGAGGCCACCGGCGAGCACAAGTACGCCGACAAGGGCAACATGACCAAGGAGGAGATCGACCTCACCATCGCCAGGCTGATCGAGGCCAAGCAGGCCGGCCAGTTCCGCGCCTTCTGGTCGGACTTCAACGAGAGCGTGAACCTGATGGCGTCGGGCGAGACCGTCATCCAGTCGATGTGGTCGCCGGCGGTGACCGCGGTGCGCCTCAAGGGCATCGAGTGCAAGTTCCAGCCGCTCAAGGAAGGCTACCGCGCCTGGGCGTCCGGCTTCGGCCTGCCCAAGACCCTCAAGGGCCGGGAACTCGATGCCGCCTATGAGTTCGTCAACTGGTTCCTGTCCGGCTGGGCCGGCGCCTACCTGAACCGCCAGGGCTACTACTCGGCCGTGCTCGACACCGCGAAGGAGCACATGGAGCCCTACGAGTGGGCCTACTGGATGGAAGGCAAGCCCGCCGAGAAGGACATTGTCGGCCCCGACGGCAGCCTTCTGGAGAAGGCCGGCACGGTGCGCGACGGCGGCTCCTACAACGAGCGCATGGGTGCGGTCGCCTGCTGGAACGCGGTCATGGACGAGAACGAGTACATGGTCCGCAAGTGGAACTCCTTCATCGCCGCCTGA
- a CDS encoding ABC transporter permease, with protein MREGRSKTFWVLTFLFALYVLFLYGPTVTITVLSFQGPDGGLTFPMNGVSLHWFRNLFAGIGVAYVADAFLRSMKLGLVVTVLTVIISVLAGLAFRRRFSGANLLFYTAIASLILPSIVVSLGIALEFRIVDDNVKAIGDAYEITWIQAEYQTLMGLMTSGLGAHLTWTLPFGLLIMFAVFNRFDPAYEEAARDLGATPWQTFRHVVLPIIAPSLVGVALFGFTLSWDEIARSSQAVGSENTLPMQLQGLTTSVTTPVIYALGTVTTAVSFAVILSAIGIMLLVQRHRRRHGSDAGSGLV; from the coding sequence ATGCGCGAGGGCCGCTCCAAGACCTTCTGGGTCCTGACTTTCCTGTTCGCGCTCTACGTCCTGTTCCTGTACGGGCCGACCGTCACCATCACCGTCCTGTCCTTCCAGGGGCCGGACGGCGGGCTGACCTTCCCGATGAACGGCGTGTCGCTGCACTGGTTTCGCAACCTGTTCGCCGGGATCGGCGTGGCCTACGTGGCCGATGCCTTCCTGCGCTCGATGAAGCTGGGCCTGGTGGTCACCGTGCTGACCGTGATCATCTCGGTGCTGGCCGGCCTGGCGTTCCGCCGGCGCTTCAGCGGCGCCAACCTCCTGTTCTACACGGCCATCGCCAGCCTGATCCTGCCCTCGATCGTGGTGTCGCTCGGCATCGCCTTGGAGTTCCGGATCGTCGACGACAACGTCAAGGCGATCGGCGACGCCTACGAGATCACCTGGATCCAGGCCGAGTACCAGACCCTGATGGGCCTGATGACCTCGGGCCTGGGCGCGCACCTGACCTGGACCCTGCCGTTCGGCCTGCTGATCATGTTCGCGGTCTTCAACCGGTTCGACCCGGCCTACGAGGAAGCCGCCCGCGACCTCGGCGCCACGCCCTGGCAGACCTTCCGCCACGTGGTCCTGCCGATCATCGCGCCCTCCCTGGTCGGCGTGGCGCTGTTCGGCTTCACCCTGTCCTGGGACGAGATCGCCCGCTCCAGCCAGGCGGTGGGCTCGGAGAACACCTTGCCGATGCAGCTCCAGGGCCTGACCACCTCGGTGACCACGCCGGTCATCTACGCGCTGGGCACCGTCACCACCGCGGTGTCCTTCGCGGTGATCCTCTCCGCGATCGGGATCATGCTCCTGGTGCAGCGCCACCGCCGCCGCCATGGCTCGGACGCCGGGAGCGGCCTGGTATGA
- a CDS encoding aspartate/glutamate racemase family protein has protein sequence MTRLLVVNPNTTAAMTARIGAAAQAAASPGTEILAVQPAEGPASIEGYVDEAFSVPGLLAEIHAGERAGVDGHVIACFDDTGLDAARSLASAPVVGIGEAAFHMASLLAGRFSVVTTLSRSIPAIEHNLVRYGLAARCARVRASEVPVLALDEPGSDAAARISVEIERAKAEDRAEAIVLGCAGMAELAARLSAQHGLPVLDGIACAIRLAEGLAALGLRTSKLGGYARPLPKAYAGRWGDIVAE, from the coding sequence ATGACCCGCCTCCTGGTGGTCAACCCGAACACCACCGCCGCCATGACCGCCCGGATCGGCGCTGCCGCCCAGGCCGCCGCCTCGCCCGGTACCGAGATCCTGGCGGTCCAGCCGGCCGAGGGGCCGGCCTCGATCGAGGGCTATGTCGACGAGGCCTTCTCCGTACCGGGCCTGCTCGCCGAGATCCATGCCGGCGAGAGGGCAGGGGTGGACGGCCATGTCATCGCCTGCTTCGACGACACCGGGCTGGATGCCGCCCGGTCGCTCGCCAGCGCCCCGGTGGTCGGGATCGGCGAGGCCGCCTTCCACATGGCGAGCCTTCTGGCCGGGCGCTTCTCGGTGGTCACCACCCTGTCCCGCTCGATCCCGGCGATCGAGCACAACCTGGTCCGCTACGGCTTGGCCGCCCGCTGCGCCCGGGTCCGCGCCAGCGAGGTGCCGGTACTGGCGCTGGACGAGCCGGGCAGCGACGCGGCCGCGCGGATCTCGGTGGAGATCGAGCGGGCGAAGGCCGAGGACCGGGCGGAGGCGATCGTGCTGGGCTGCGCCGGCATGGCTGAGCTTGCCGCCCGCCTGTCCGCGCAGCACGGCCTTCCGGTGCTGGACGGGATCGCCTGCGCCATCCGGCTGGCCGAGGGCCTGGCGGCGCTGGGCCTGCGGACCTCCAAGCTCGGCGGCTACGCCCGGCCCCTGCCCAAAGCCTATGCCGGCCGCTGGGGCGACATCGTGGCGGAATGA